aaaatatttttatataaaaaagaaattatagaaAAGACTTATTGAATATATTTCCTATTTTCgacattcataaaaaaaaaaagtggtcctaataatttatttatacaaaacaaaaaaaagtggTCCTATTAATTCACCTCACATTTGAAATGTgttatatgtaataatattaatatctttATCAATTTTGGAGGTTCATCCATTCCCATCTCTATAAATTTGCATGCAGAACTAAAGCAACACATATCAACACAATCTGTATAACCATGAAAACCACAACAGCTTCGgtgtttcttcttttcatcatcttctcaATCACACCATTGTCCTTTTCGTTTGGTGTGGCCAACACTACAAACGCTCCTGTGCTCGACAGTGATGGCAACGAGCTCCGCACAGGCACCCCATACTTCGTTGTGTCGTCGATATGGGGTGCTGGTGGTGGGGGGCTTGCCCTAGGCATGCCTAGAGGAAACCCATGCCCGGAAGTCGTTGCTCAAAGAGGATCCGGTGACGATGGTATTCCGGTGATATTTTCTAATTCGGACTCCAACGATGGCGTTGTTCGCCTATCCTCTGACATAAACATAGAGTTCATTCCCCTCAGACCCAGATTTTGCCAAACAACAACGGTGTGGAAGGTCGATGATTACGACCACTCAGCCGGAAAATGGTGGGTGATAACCGATGGGGTTAAAGGGAACCCAGGTGCCAACACTTTGACCAGTTGGTTTAGAATAGAGAAGGCGAGTCATCTTGATTACACATTTAAGTACTGCCCCGCAGTATGTGGAACATGC
This genomic window from Gossypium raimondii isolate GPD5lz chromosome 10, ASM2569854v1, whole genome shotgun sequence contains:
- the LOC105778679 gene encoding 21 kDa seed protein, with the translated sequence MKTTTASVFLLFIIFSITPLSFSFGVANTTNAPVLDSDGNELRTGTPYFVVSSIWGAGGGGLALGMPRGNPCPEVVAQRGSGDDGIPVIFSNSDSNDGVVRLSSDINIEFIPLRPRFCQTTTVWKVDDYDHSAGKWWVITDGVKGNPGANTLTSWFRIEKASHLDYTFKYCPAVCGTCPALCNKIARDLDGEMMRLALSTDHGWPFFFKKLQTSAMEIEQVVHN